The following nucleotide sequence is from Actinomycetes bacterium.
TCGATCTCCTCCCGGGAGCGGAAGCTGAACACCCGCAGGTACCGCACGACGTCCCGGTCGTCGGCGTTGACCCAGTGCTGGTAGAACGCGTACGGCGAGGTCAATGAGGGGTCCAGCCACAGCGCGCCGGACTCCGTCTTGCCGAACTTGGTGCCGTCGGCCTTGGTAAGCAGCGGCGTGGACAGCGCGTGCACCCGGTCGCTGGTGACCCGCCGGATCAGGTCTACCCCGGCCGTGATGTTGCCCCACTGGTCGCTGCCGCCCAGCTGTAGGTCGCAGCCGTATCGGCGGTGCAGCTCGAGGAAGTCGTTGCTCTGCAACAGCACGTAGCTGAACTCGGTGTAGCTGATGCCGGGGCCGGCCAGCCGCACCGAGACCGCCTCGCGGTCGAGCATCCGGTTGACGCTGAAGTGCTTGCCGATGTCGCGCAGCAGCTCGATGGCGGACAGTGGCGCCGTCCACACCACGTTGTCGACCAGGGTGGCGGCGGCCAGCCCGTCGAAGTCGAGGAACGGCTCGATCTGGCGGCGCAGCCGCGACGTCCACTCGGCGACCACCGCCGGGTCGTTGAGGGTGCGCTCCCCGGTCTCCTTCGGGTCGCCGATCAGCCCGGTCGCCCCGCCCACCAGTGCGAGCGGCCGGTGCCCGGCCTGCTGCAGCCGGCGGGCCGTGAGCACCTGCACGAGGTGGCCCACGTGCAGGCTCGGCGCCGTCGGGTCGAAGCCCACGTAGAAGGTCACCGGGCCGGCGGCCAGCGCCGCCCTCAGCGCGTCGGGGTCGGTGCTGACGGCGATCAGGCCGCGCCACTGCAGCTCGTCGAAGATGTCGGTCACAGCGGTCATCCTCCCGTACGCCGCGCCGCGGGGCGGTACCGGCTGACCGTGGCCTCACCGGGCAGCCAGAACCGCCACGGCCGGGCCGGCGCGGCCGACAGCCCCACCCGGGGGCCGGTCAGCACCTCGACCGGTCCGGCCGCGGCCGACCGCAGCCGCAGCGGACCCGCCGGGTCGAACAGGTCGGCCCCGTCGAGACCGCCGTCCACCCCGAGCGCCTGGGCCAGCCGGGCCGGTCCCTGCGCCAGCTCCGCATCGGTGCGGGCGGCCGGCCGGCGGGCCCGGGCCAGCTCCATCCCGTCGACCACCTCACCGGCCCGCAGCAGCACCGCGCCGCCCTGCCCGGTCGGCCCGCAGACGACATTGAGGCACCAGTGCATGCCGTAGGTGAAGTACACGTAGGCCAGGCCGGGCGGGCCGAACATGGCCGAGTTGCGGCGGGTCTCGCCGCGGTGCGCGTGCGAGCCCGGGTCCTCGCCCTGTCCGCCGTAGGCCTCCACCTCGGTGACCCGGACGGCGACGGCCCCCTCGGCGTCATGGTGCTCGACGACGGCGCCAAGCAGCAGCGGGGCAACCTGCTCCGGCGGCCCGGCCAGCTCACGCCGAAGGTCCACGCCGCGCATTGTGCCGTCACGGAACTCCAACCGGGTGGTCGCTCGTTCCCCGGGTGGAGGCGACCATGACGACGACGCTGTCGTTCATCCAGGGCGAGCCGGACGACCAGGGGGCCCGGCTGAGCCGCAAGGACGGTGGCCACCACGAGGAGTGGAACCCGATCGAGGGCCGATGGATCGCCACCTCGACGCTTCTCCGGTCGACGCCGGGTGAGGACGGGAAGGCGATCAGGCCGGTCGGCGAGCGCACCGCGATGGCAGACTTGATGGTCAAAGTGGAGGGGTTGGCGCCCGTCGACGTCGAGGTGGCACGGCGGCGCTGGCCGAGCGCATTCATCCGGGAGCGCTCCCAGCCCGCCTGACGGCCAGCGGCCGCGCTACGCGTCGGTCCAGGCGCGGCCCGCCTCCACCACCCCGCGGAGCGCAGCCAGCTGCTCGCGCACCCGCACCGGTGCGGTCCCGCCGAACGCCGAGCGCGAGTCCAGCGCACCCTGCACGGTGAGCACCGAGCGAACCTCGGGGGTGAGGTGCGAGGAGATGCCCGCGAGGTCGACGTCGGTGAGGTCGGTGAGGTCGATGCCCCGGGCCTCACAGGCCTGCACACACGCCCCGGCGACCTCGTGGGCGTCCCGGAACGGCACCCCCTGCCGCACCAGCCACTCGGCGATGTCGGTGGCCAGCGCGAACCCCTCGGGCGCGGCCGCGGCCATCGCCTCGCGGTCGAAGCGCAGCGTCGCCACCATCCCGGCGACCGCCGGCAGCACTAGCGTCAGGGTGTCGATCGCGTCGAAGACCGGCTCCTTGTCCTCCTGCAGGTCCCGGTTGTAGGCGAACGGCAGGCCCTTGAGCGTGGCGAGCAGG
It contains:
- a CDS encoding DNA-3-methyladenine glycosylase; translation: MRGVDLRRELAGPPEQVAPLLLGAVVEHHDAEGAVAVRVTEVEAYGGQGEDPGSHAHRGETRRNSAMFGPPGLAYVYFTYGMHWCLNVVCGPTGQGGAVLLRAGEVVDGMELARARRPAARTDAELAQGPARLAQALGVDGGLDGADLFDPAGPLRLRSAAAGPVEVLTGPRVGLSAAPARPWRFWLPGEATVSRYRPAARRTGG
- the tyrS gene encoding tyrosine--tRNA ligase, translating into MTDIFDELQWRGLIAVSTDPDALRAALAAGPVTFYVGFDPTAPSLHVGHLVQVLTARRLQQAGHRPLALVGGATGLIGDPKETGERTLNDPAVVAEWTSRLRRQIEPFLDFDGLAAATLVDNVVWTAPLSAIELLRDIGKHFSVNRMLDREAVSVRLAGPGISYTEFSYVLLQSNDFLELHRRYGCDLQLGGSDQWGNITAGVDLIRRVTSDRVHALSTPLLTKADGTKFGKTESGALWLDPSLTSPYAFYQHWVNADDRDVVRYLRVFSFRSREEIEELERAVAQSPAGREAQRTLARDLTALLHGESEAERAVAASRALFGQGEMRELDADVLEAALTEAPHTEATADSTYADLLVATGLVASKSAARRAIGEGGVHANNRRLGSDEADQVPAAAEYLHGRWLVLRRGKRAMAGVRNWVA